One part of the Prunus persica cultivar Lovell chromosome G5, Prunus_persica_NCBIv2, whole genome shotgun sequence genome encodes these proteins:
- the LOC18777919 gene encoding uncharacterized protein LOC18777919, protein MDVMALVSELLTNIIILVTRPFSLFKLLCLFGIKTTFIIVYTCIELMMASVCFHVNLFWRITMWTFALISLPGRVLTALERERQLERHLLDMQIELENLAWDRKELQEHLQTAIKEQKMMELILAELEEEHDKAIAKIELLASELHDLKTENLRLREIQGKGYWNNKGRDETGNVKDLAIADYGIPYGIPSWKSRYDGSGMILQDLLMHKDAWGDESKTKTELLKILRNESISSGPIHPVMSEINLRHLDMSEVLDQRRGIAIKQSLFSAVLSLLVGIIVWQAEDPCMPLVVALFTVVGMSLKSVVQFFSTINNRPASDAVALLSFNWFILGTLTYPTLPKVAHMVAIVALNFVDRALSLLGFSFFLA, encoded by the exons ATGGATGTGATGGCATTGGTTTCTGAATTACTAACTAACATAATAATCTTAGTGACTAGgcctttttcacttttcaagcTGTTATGCTTGTTTGGCATAAAAACTACTTTTATTATCGTTTATACATGCATAGAGTTGATGATGGCATCAGTCTGCTTCCATGTGAACCTATTCTGGAGAATAACGATGTGGACATTTGCACTTATATCTCTGCCTGGGCGAGTTTTAACTGCCTTAGAGAGGGAGAGACAG CTGGAACGGCATTTACTTGATATGCAAATTGAGTTGGAGAATCTGGCATGGGATAGGAAAGAACTTCAGGAACATCTACAAACAGCcattaaagaacaaaaaatgatGGAGTTGATATTAGCAGAACTTGAAGAGGAGCATGACAAGGCCATTGCTAAAATTGAACTGCTAGCAAGCGAG TTACACGatctgaaaactgaaaatcttCGGCTAAGAGAAATTCAGGGCAAAGGATATTGGAACAATAAAGGTAGAGATGAAACAGGCAATGTCAAGGACTTAGCCATTGCTGACTATGGCATTCCCTATGGGATCCCGTCATGGAAATCCCGTTATGATGGAAGCGGTATGATCCTCCAAGACCTTCTGATGCACAAAGATGCTTGGGGAGACGAGAGCAAAACTAAAACAGAGTTGCTCAAAATCTTAAGAAATGAATCAATATCTAGTGGGCCTATACATCCTGTTATGTCTGAAATCAACCTGAGACATTTAGATATGAGTGAAGTTTTGGACCAGCGAAGGGGTATTGCAATCAAACAGAGTCTTTTCAGTGCAGTGTTATCACTTTTGGTTGGAATAATTGTTTGGCAAGCTGAAGACCCTTGCATGCCCCTCGTTGTTGCTCTCTTCACCGTAGTTGGTATGTCACTGAAGAGTGTGGTTCAGTTTTTCTCCACCATAAACAACAGACCTGCTTCTGATGCTGTTGCTCTCTTAAGCTTCAACTGGTTCATACTTGGCACGCTTACCTACCCGACATTGCCGAAGGTAGCTCATATGGTGGCCATAGTGGCATTAAATTTTGTGGACCGAGCATTGAGCttgcttggtttttcttttttcctagcTTAA